A genomic stretch from Bacterioplanes sanyensis includes:
- the dapE gene encoding succinyl-diaminopimelate desuccinylase, giving the protein MTPTLELAFDLIARRSVTPEDDGCQTLMMQRLHTAGFECEPLRFEEVDNFWARRGQDGPLVCFAGHTDVVPTGPERNWQHPPFAPEIDSDGMLCGRGAADMKGSLAAMVVAVENFVSKHPNHRGSIAFLITSDEEGPAKHGTVKVVETLEARNEKIDMCIVGEPSSTNSVGDVVKNGRRGSLGAVLRVHGIQGHVAYPHLARNPVHQAAPALAALADEHWDAGNDFFPATSFQISNIHAGTGATNVIPGELEVVFNFRFSTEVTADELKQRTEAILDRFDLQYDIDWTVNGLPFLTDHGPLVDAARQAIKEITGTDTELSTAGGTSDGRFIAPTGAQVLELGPCNDTIHKVNERVRAEDLDTLTRMYERMLELLLA; this is encoded by the coding sequence ATGACACCCACATTAGAATTGGCCTTTGATCTGATTGCCCGCCGCTCGGTAACTCCCGAAGACGACGGCTGCCAGACGTTAATGATGCAACGCCTGCACACTGCAGGCTTTGAATGCGAACCGCTGCGCTTTGAAGAAGTCGACAATTTCTGGGCCCGCCGTGGCCAAGACGGTCCACTAGTATGCTTTGCTGGCCACACCGACGTGGTACCGACCGGCCCTGAGCGCAACTGGCAACACCCGCCGTTTGCACCGGAAATCGACAGCGATGGCATGCTCTGTGGCCGCGGCGCTGCCGACATGAAAGGTTCGTTGGCAGCAATGGTGGTGGCCGTTGAAAACTTCGTCAGCAAACACCCGAACCATCGTGGCTCAATTGCCTTTTTGATCACCAGCGACGAAGAAGGCCCGGCCAAACACGGCACGGTCAAGGTGGTGGAAACCCTAGAAGCCCGCAACGAAAAAATCGACATGTGCATTGTCGGTGAGCCTTCCTCGACCAACTCAGTGGGCGATGTGGTGAAAAATGGCCGCCGCGGCTCCTTAGGTGCGGTATTGCGAGTGCACGGCATTCAAGGCCATGTGGCGTATCCGCATTTAGCGCGCAACCCGGTGCACCAAGCAGCCCCAGCATTGGCGGCCTTGGCTGATGAGCATTGGGATGCCGGCAATGACTTCTTCCCAGCCACCAGCTTTCAGATTTCCAACATTCATGCTGGCACCGGTGCTACCAACGTCATTCCTGGTGAGCTGGAAGTGGTGTTTAACTTTCGCTTCTCCACCGAGGTCACCGCCGACGAGCTGAAGCAGCGCACCGAGGCCATCCTCGACCGCTTTGATTTGCAGTACGACATCGACTGGACCGTCAACGGCTTACCCTTTCTGACCGATCACGGCCCATTGGTCGATGCCGCGCGCCAAGCAATCAAAGAAATCACCGGCACCGACACAGAATTGTCGACCGCTGGCGGCACATCCGATGGCCGCTTTATTGCTCCTACCGGTGCTCAGGTATTGGAATTAGGCCCTTGCAACGACACCATCCACAAGGTCAACGAGCGTGTGCGGGCGGAAGACTTGGACACCCTAACACGCATGTATGAGCGCATGCTGGAGCTGTTGCTGGCGTAA
- a CDS encoding putative RNA methyltransferase codes for MNSWILTCPNCQQPLSTEDNKRWQCAHGHSFDRAKQGYLNLLAVQHKRSRQPGDSAEMVAARQRLLDSGLYRPIAEQLNAALQHRSDIQQLADIGCGEGYYTAGMAAHLSSAQLYGIDISKDAVRAAAKRSQQVCWLVASGAKLPLETGQLDVITCLFTRLMPEQFAQALKQNGEVITLSTGEQHLLELRQRLYKDVCPSGFDPQRLMASYFDVLEHVPIRYTTCVPQARLQDLIMMTPHYWRTTDEARQAVIDGGDLEVQIDVNLHRFRRLAQSEPTHEA; via the coding sequence ATGAACAGTTGGATTCTTACCTGCCCGAACTGCCAGCAGCCACTCAGCACCGAGGACAATAAGCGCTGGCAGTGCGCCCACGGTCACAGCTTTGATCGCGCCAAGCAGGGCTACTTAAACCTGCTGGCGGTGCAACATAAACGCTCGCGTCAGCCCGGTGACTCGGCCGAGATGGTGGCGGCTCGCCAGCGCTTGTTGGACAGCGGGCTGTATCGACCAATCGCAGAGCAACTGAATGCGGCGCTGCAGCACCGCAGCGATATTCAGCAACTGGCCGACATTGGTTGCGGCGAAGGTTATTACACCGCGGGTATGGCCGCGCACTTGAGCAGTGCGCAGCTGTATGGCATTGATATCTCCAAAGACGCCGTTCGTGCTGCAGCCAAACGCAGCCAGCAGGTGTGCTGGCTGGTGGCCTCTGGCGCCAAGTTGCCGCTAGAAACAGGCCAGCTGGACGTTATCACCTGTCTGTTTACACGTCTGATGCCAGAGCAGTTTGCCCAAGCACTAAAACAGAATGGTGAGGTCATCACCCTGAGTACTGGCGAGCAGCATTTATTAGAGTTGCGCCAGCGTCTGTATAAAGATGTGTGCCCTTCCGGGTTCGATCCACAGCGGCTGATGGCGAGCTACTTTGATGTGCTAGAGCACGTCCCCATTCGCTACACGACATGCGTTCCGCAAGCGCGTTTGCAGGACTTGATTATGATGACGCCGCACTATTGGCGCACCACAGACGAAGCTCGCCAAGCCGTAATCGACGGTGGTGATTTGGAGGTACAAATCGACGTTAATCTGCATCGCTTTCGCCGCTTGGCTCAGTCGGAGCCGACGCATGAGGCGTGA
- a CDS encoding TetR/AcrR family transcriptional regulator produces the protein MSLCDIAIHQRAKSPEQKALRRQQILQAASECFAQQSFERANLADVAAKAGVTKAALYRYFRSKEVLFLTLYGELLQQLMADAEQQPVAQDAATACVDLMCRHPEFCQLNAILHTVLEQNLSAEEAREFKLELLPLMQRFSQLIARWMNISEPDAITLLLHVQQAMIGCWHICHPSSAVSEAISKPPLTFLQRDFRTTLHQHLSWLFAGFRGDRQ, from the coding sequence ATGAGCTTGTGTGACATCGCCATTCATCAACGCGCCAAAAGCCCGGAGCAAAAAGCCCTGCGCCGACAACAGATTTTGCAGGCGGCCTCCGAGTGCTTCGCCCAACAGTCGTTTGAACGCGCTAACTTGGCCGACGTTGCCGCCAAAGCCGGTGTCACCAAAGCGGCCTTGTATCGGTACTTTCGCAGCAAAGAAGTGCTGTTTTTAACCCTGTATGGCGAATTGCTGCAGCAGTTAATGGCCGATGCCGAGCAACAGCCGGTCGCCCAAGACGCTGCTACGGCCTGCGTTGACCTGATGTGCCGCCATCCTGAGTTTTGCCAGCTCAATGCCATTTTGCATACGGTACTGGAGCAAAACCTCAGCGCTGAAGAAGCGCGTGAATTTAAGCTGGAGTTGCTGCCATTGATGCAGCGCTTCAGCCAACTCATTGCCCGCTGGATGAATATCAGCGAGCCTGACGCCATTACCCTGCTGCTGCACGTGCAACAAGCCATGATTGGCTGCTGGCATATTTGCCATCCCAGCAGCGCCGTCAGCGAGGCCATATCCAAGCCGCCACTGACGTTCTTGCAGCGCGACTTTCGCACCACGTTGCATCAACACTTGAGCTGGTTGTTTGCAGGTTTTCGAGGAGACCGCCAGTGA
- a CDS encoding DNA polymerase III subunit chi, with product MTRVNFYILGDTQESARLQFACRLIQQAVTRQKCDVLVQVDDEAQARALDELLWVFQPDAFVPHALLDPSGSIEEAPVHIGWHNDPGPHHQLLVNLSTQLPAFFARFERLSEVVVQQQDVLHYTREHYRHLRDRGYPITDHDMR from the coding sequence GTGACACGGGTGAATTTTTACATTCTTGGCGACACGCAGGAATCAGCGCGACTGCAGTTTGCTTGTCGGCTGATACAACAAGCGGTGACGCGGCAAAAATGCGATGTTCTGGTGCAGGTCGACGACGAGGCGCAAGCGCGCGCGCTGGATGAACTGTTGTGGGTATTCCAGCCTGACGCCTTTGTGCCCCACGCACTGCTCGACCCGAGCGGCAGCATCGAAGAAGCACCGGTGCACATCGGCTGGCACAATGATCCCGGTCCGCACCATCAGCTGCTGGTCAACCTGAGTACGCAACTGCCCGCATTTTTTGCACGTTTTGAACGACTCTCTGAAGTAGTGGTTCAACAGCAAGACGTCCTGCACTACACTCGAGAACACTACCGCCACTTGCGCGATCGGGGCTACCCGATCACTGATCACGACATGAGATAG